In Oreochromis aureus strain Israel breed Guangdong linkage group 15, ZZ_aureus, whole genome shotgun sequence, a single genomic region encodes these proteins:
- the LOC116314098 gene encoding proto-oncogene c-Fos-like: MHPDSSTEFDLSSSCSTASPGGDTPGCSQHPPDSLSSSVDSTKDTETSAAASFVPTVTAISTSPELKWIVQPTVITSASPSPCRAKPKTHAATQSSSRPGANKARASNRKGPKEQPSKEEEERRRIRRERNKIAAAKCRNRRRELIETLQAETDTLEEEKSTLETEIANLLKEKERLEHVLASHQLSCKLSSDDDGNGDDDEGDDKEDDVETMLQDPPDSPQLLSILENGKTPESSTAGEAHIGQDMSSVPCIPAAAILGNSNILLCSSAEEEALEELKGDDLDDLVPSIQMEVTPETAASVPDILQSTDLSGPFCLSDWETLYKSVASDLESLSTPVMSSSPTCSNYRTVFSFNHSEIDSLADGSECLKGSLGASELMKDSLNSPTLLAL; this comes from the exons atGCATCCAGACTCCAGCACTGAGTTCGACTTATCGTCCAGCTGTAGCACAGCATCGCCTGGCGGGGACACCCCTGGGTGCAGTCAGCATCCTCCTGACTCGCTTTCATCATCAGTGGACAGCACCAAG GATACTGAGACCAGTGCAGCAGCCTCCTTTGTTCCGACTGTGACTGCAATCTCAACATCGCCAGAACTAAAGTGGATTGTGCAGCCTACAGTCATCACATCTGCCTCTCCGTCGCCCTGCCGTGCAAAGCCCAAAACTCATGCAGCGACCCAGTCGTCTTCCCGGCCAGGTGCAAACAAGGCGAGAGCCAGCAACAGGAAAGGGCCGAAAGAGCAG CCTtccaaagaggaggaggaaaggaggaGGATCAGGAGGGAGAGGAACAAAATTGCGGCAGCCAAGTGTCGTAACAGGCGGAGGGAGCTGATAGAGACCCTTCAAGCT GAAACTGATACTTTAGAAGAAGAAAAGTCCACCCTGGAGACAGAGATTGCCAACCTGctgaaggagaaagagagactAGAGCATGTCTTAGCTTCCCACCAACTGTCCTGCAAACTCTCCTCAGATGATGACGGcaatggtgatgatgatgaggggGATGATAAGGAAGATGATGTTGAGACAATGCTGCAGGATCCACCGGACTCCCCGCAGCTGCTTTCCATTTTAGAGAATGGAAAAACCCCAGAGAGCAGCACAGCTGGAGAAGCCCATATTGGTCAAGACATGAGCAGTGTCCCTTGCATCCCTGCTGCAGCCATCTTGGGAAACTCCAACATCCTCCTGTGTTCCAGCGCAGAAGAGGAGGCTCTGGAGGAACTGAAAGGAGATGACTTGGATGACTTGGTACCCAGCATACAGATGGAAGTGACGCCCGAGACCGCCGCATCTGTCCCTGACATACTACAGAGTACTGACCTGAGTGGGCCCTTCTGCCTCTCAGACTGGGAAACCCTGTACAAGTCCGTGGCAAGCGACCTTGAGTCTCTGAGCACCCCAGTCATGTCTTCCAGTCCCACTTGTAGCAATTACCGCACAGTGTTTTCCTTCAATCACTCCGAGATTGATTCCCTGGCTGACGGCTCCGAGTGCCTCAAAGGCAGCCTCGGCGCATCCGAGTTAATGAAAGATAGTCTTAACTCGCCCACACTCCTGGCCTTGTGA
- the fosab gene encoding v-fos FBJ murine osteosarcoma viral oncogene homolog Ab — protein sequence MMFNFNADCDSSSRCSTASPSVDTLGYYPSPAGSYSSMGSPQSQDFTDLTASSASFIPTVTAISTSPDLQWMVQPVVSSVAPSHGAHPYTSSPSPAYSRAVMKSAVSRAHNKRGKVEQMTPEEEEKRRIRRERNKQAAAKCRNRRRELTDTLQAETDILEDQKSNLQNDIANLLKEKERLEFILAAHQPICKIPSELGTDFPLTSLSPTHSCHSAAVSTQPQITVSQTPAIASSQPTFTSTSNSIFSSTSTALSTATVSSSTVKMSDLESSVLEESLDLLAKTEMETARSVPEVDLSSSLYTGQEWEALHTSANTNDFEPLCTPVVTCTPACTTYTSSFVFTFPEAETFPTCGVAHRRGSSSNEQSSDSLSSPTLLAL from the exons ATGATGTTCAATTTCAACGCGGATTGCGACTCTTCCTCTCGCTGCAGCACCGCTTCCCCGTCCGTGGACACTCTGGGATATTACCCGTCACCAGCGGGATCTTACTCCAGCATGGGATCTCCCCAgtctcag GATTTCACAGACCTGACAGCATCAAGTGCCTCCTTCATCCCCACAGTCACGGCCATTTCCACGAGCCCAGATCTTCAGTGGATGGTCCAGCCTGTGGTCTCCTCAGTGGCCCCTTCCCACGGAGCTCACCCTTACACCTCCAGCCCCAGCCCTGCATATTCAAGAGCAGTCATGAAATCTGCAGTGTCCAGGGCTCACAACAAGAGAGGCAAAGTGGAACAG ATGACacctgaggaggaagagaagagaaggatTCGCAGAGAGAGGAAtaagcaggcagcagcaaaatGCCGCAACAGGAGGCGAGAGCTTACAGACACTCTGCAAGCT GAAACTGATATCCTGGAAGACCAGAAATCCAACCTGCAGAATGATATCGCCAACCTGctgaaggagaaggagaggcTTGAGTTCATTCTGGCTGCCCACCAGCCCATTTGCAAAATCCCCTCTGAGCTGGGCACGGACTTCCCCCTGACCTCCCTCTCTCCTACCCATTCCTGCCACTCCGCTGCAGTGTCCACCCAGCCACAGATCACCGTCTCTCAGACACCCGCTATCGCTTCCAGCCAGCCGACCTTCACCTCAACCTCCAACTCCATCTTCTCCAGCACCAGCACCGCCCTCTCCACAGCCACTGTCTCTAGCAGCACAGTCAAGATGTCAGACCTGGAGTCCTCTGTCCTGGAGGAGTCTCTGGATCTCCTGGCAAAGACAGAGATGGAGACGGCACGGTCGGTGCCAGAGGTCGACCTGTCCAGCTCCCTCTACACGGGTCAGGAGTGGGAGGCTCTTCACACCTCAGCTAATACCAATGACTTCGAGCCCCTGTGCACACCTGTAGTAACCTGCACCCCGGCCTGCACTACCTACACGTCTTCATTTGTATTCACCTTCCCAGAGGCAGAGACCTTCCCCACCTGCGGCGTTGCCCACAGGAGAGGAAGCAGCAGCAATGAGCAGTCCTCCGACTCCCTCAGCTCACCCACCCTGCTGGCCCTCTAA